A genomic window from Cytobacillus suaedae includes:
- a CDS encoding ABC transporter permease, which yields MSINQLILRNIKKNIKNYYLYLFALIFSVALYFSFVTLQYDPALDETKGSIKGAASIRAASVLLVAIVSIFLLYANNIFIKRRSQEVGLFQLIGMTKGKIHRILSAENFILYFGSMGIGIFIGFSFSKLIMMIFLSVVGIETNTTLQFSTNAFIQTLIVFSIIYLLIMLMNYFFIRRQTILSLFRVLSSAEGKVKKISIIEVIIGVIGISFITIGYYVSSKLFNGAFTQMNELFLAMLFILTSVILGTYLFFKSSVSIIFNLIRKRKGGYLNIHEVLSISSIMFRMKSNALLLTIITTVSGLAIGLLSLSYISYYSAEASARNSVPSDFTLADSEDAEVFIQELEANNILFSENQIEVIMVNINLEDLMTTKLKELNIDQNAMTMPVISENSIEDIEVSENEAYFTGYNDLLQKFMKLKESGKIEIKGKTKIIQQEYLGLKRDFILSRYFTNGGLPTAIVDEKVFQQLKQDINPEIQKKSYVYIGIDVIDQPQIKKANEVFKQTNFSSSVPHESRLDLINHQKKNMGLIMFIVGFLGLTFLITSGCILYFKQMDESEDEISSFTILRKLGFTQGDLLKGIKVKHILTFGIPLLIGLSHSYFAVQSGWFLFGTELWTPMLIVMLIYTALYSIFGFLSVLYSKKVIKDSL from the coding sequence ATGAGTATTAATCAGCTTATCCTTCGCAATATTAAAAAGAACATTAAAAACTATTATCTCTATCTATTTGCACTCATTTTTAGTGTTGCCCTCTATTTCTCTTTTGTGACGTTACAATATGACCCTGCACTTGATGAAACAAAAGGTTCGATTAAAGGGGCAGCCTCTATAAGGGCAGCATCTGTTTTACTAGTAGCAATTGTATCGATTTTTCTGTTATATGCTAATAATATTTTCATAAAGCGTCGTAGTCAGGAAGTTGGATTATTTCAGTTAATAGGGATGACTAAGGGTAAAATACACCGAATTTTAAGTGCAGAGAACTTTATTCTTTATTTCGGCTCTATGGGAATAGGAATTTTCATTGGATTTTCTTTTTCAAAATTAATTATGATGATTTTCTTGAGTGTTGTAGGAATTGAAACAAACACAACTCTTCAATTTTCAACTAATGCATTTATCCAAACCCTAATTGTTTTTTCAATCATCTACCTTTTAATTATGTTAATGAATTACTTTTTTATACGAAGACAGACGATTCTATCTTTATTTAGAGTCTTGTCATCTGCAGAGGGAAAAGTGAAAAAGATTTCAATAATTGAAGTGATTATTGGGGTTATCGGGATTTCCTTTATTACAATTGGATATTACGTTTCCTCGAAATTATTCAATGGTGCATTTACACAAATGAATGAACTTTTTCTAGCGATGCTCTTTATACTAACTTCTGTTATCCTAGGAACCTACTTGTTTTTTAAAAGCTCGGTTAGTATCATTTTTAATCTTATTAGAAAAAGAAAGGGCGGTTATTTAAACATTCATGAGGTCTTATCTATTTCCTCCATCATGTTTAGAATGAAATCAAACGCTCTACTGCTTACTATTATTACAACAGTATCTGGATTAGCGATTGGCTTATTATCGCTAAGCTATATATCGTACTACTCGGCTGAGGCATCAGCAAGAAATAGTGTACCCTCTGACTTTACCCTTGCCGATTCAGAGGATGCTGAGGTATTCATACAAGAATTAGAAGCAAATAATATCCTATTTAGTGAAAATCAGATTGAAGTCATAATGGTAAACATTAATTTGGAAGATTTAATGACCACAAAGCTTAAAGAGTTAAACATTGATCAAAACGCAATGACTATGCCTGTTATCAGCGAAAATTCGATTGAAGATATAGAGGTTTCCGAAAATGAAGCCTACTTTACGGGATACAATGACCTATTGCAAAAATTTATGAAACTAAAAGAGTCAGGAAAAATCGAAATAAAAGGTAAAACAAAGATCATTCAGCAAGAATATTTAGGACTGAAGAGAGATTTTATCTTATCACGTTATTTCACAAATGGTGGGCTACCGACTGCAATTGTAGATGAAAAAGTCTTTCAACAGTTAAAACAGGATATTAACCCAGAAATTCAAAAGAAATCATATGTCTACATTGGAATCGATGTAATTGACCAACCGCAGATTAAGAAAGCAAATGAAGTTTTTAAACAGACGAATTTTAGTAGCAGCGTACCACATGAATCTCGCCTTGATCTTATTAATCACCAGAAGAAGAATATGGGGCTCATTATGTTTATTGTTGGATTTTTAGGTTTAACCTTTTTAATTACATCAGGGTGTATCCTCTACTTTAAACAAATGGATGAGAGTGAAGATGAAATTTCAAGCTTTACGATTCTTAGGAAACTCGGCTTTACACAGGGAGATTTACTAAAGGGAATCAAAGTTAAACACATCCTTACCTTTGGAATACCATTATTAATTGGCTTATCACATAGTTACTTCGCAGTCCAATCCGGCTGGTTTCTATTTGGTACCGAATTATGGACACCGATGTTGATTGTTATGCTAATTTATACAGCACTCTACTCAATCTTCGGATTTTTATCTGTCCTCTATTCGAAAAAAGTCATTAAAGATTCTCTATAA
- a CDS encoding ABC transporter ATP-binding protein, protein MVILDATNIFKTYGNKFNKQEVLKGVDIRINKGEFVSIMGASGSGKTTLLNVLSSIDKVSNGSIVINGIEMTKMKEKQLAEFRKHHLGFIFQDYNLLDTLTVKENILLPLSVSRVPKKEAFQRFQEVASELGILEIENKYPNEISGGQKQRTSAARAFIHEPSIIFADEPTGSLDSKSASDLLNKLSHLNQKRKATIVMVTHDPVAASFCGRVIFIKDGRIFTQLNKGEESRQIFFKDIMKTQGILGGVQHEY, encoded by the coding sequence ATGGTTATATTAGATGCAACCAATATTTTTAAAACTTATGGAAATAAGTTTAATAAGCAAGAAGTGTTAAAAGGTGTAGATATACGTATCAATAAAGGTGAGTTTGTTAGTATCATGGGAGCTTCAGGGTCTGGAAAAACAACCTTATTAAATGTACTTTCTTCGATTGATAAAGTAAGTAACGGCTCTATTGTTATTAACGGAATTGAAATGACAAAAATGAAAGAGAAACAATTAGCTGAATTTAGAAAACATCACTTAGGATTTATTTTTCAGGATTATAATTTACTCGATACTCTTACTGTAAAAGAAAACATCCTTCTACCCTTATCTGTCTCTAGGGTACCAAAAAAAGAAGCCTTCCAAAGGTTCCAAGAGGTAGCGTCTGAACTAGGTATTTTAGAAATTGAAAATAAATATCCTAATGAAATATCTGGTGGTCAAAAACAGCGAACCTCTGCAGCTCGCGCATTTATCCATGAACCTAGTATTATATTTGCTGATGAACCTACTGGCTCACTTGACTCAAAATCAGCTTCAGACCTACTAAATAAATTGAGCCACTTAAATCAGAAACGGAAGGCAACAATCGTTATGGTTACGCATGATCCAGTTGCTGCGAGCTTTTGTGGAAGAGTGATTTTTATTAAGGATGGTAGGATATTCACTCAACTTAATAAGGGAGAAGAATCTAGGCAGATCTTCTTTAAGGACATTATGAAAACACAAGGGATACTAGGCGGGGTACAACATGAGTATTAA
- a CDS encoding sensor histidine kinase codes for MIKQFLIERRSWIALVLTLQLLVIFVAFIDPSIPLHSLLYIVFLSLIIFIIFLFFRYHKETRYYKSLEEWQNDYDISTIRYPISPFEKMLDNKLISQTESLKHEISQNQLALEQEKDELLSWIHEVKTPLSAMSLIIERLDENDIKKNLTYEWLRIHLLLDQQLHKKRIPSIENDLFIENVDLKSILILEIKTLQTWCLQKGIGFEIDLVEKSVLSDSKWLAFIIRQLLTNAVKYSEESDIKISSFINDDRTHLSITDKGRGISVKDIPRIFDKGFTSTTNHQDTAATGMGLYLAQKAGKSLLINIHVQSTLGEGSTFTLRFPKRNEFLKITGM; via the coding sequence ATGATTAAACAATTCCTAATTGAAAGAAGAAGCTGGATTGCACTTGTCTTAACCTTACAGCTTCTCGTTATTTTTGTCGCTTTTATTGACCCTTCCATTCCATTGCATTCCCTACTATACATTGTTTTTTTATCCTTGATAATATTTATTATTTTCTTATTCTTTCGGTACCATAAAGAGACTAGATATTATAAAAGTTTGGAAGAATGGCAAAATGATTATGATATTTCTACGATTAGATACCCTATTAGTCCTTTTGAAAAAATGCTAGATAACAAGTTAATCTCCCAAACAGAGTCTTTGAAACATGAAATTTCACAAAACCAACTTGCACTGGAGCAGGAAAAAGATGAACTTTTATCTTGGATTCACGAGGTTAAAACGCCTTTATCTGCTATGTCACTGATCATTGAACGCTTAGACGAGAATGATATCAAGAAGAACCTAACTTATGAATGGCTTAGGATACATCTCCTTCTAGATCAACAATTACATAAAAAAAGGATACCTTCTATTGAAAATGATTTATTCATTGAAAATGTAGATTTAAAATCGATTCTTATTCTAGAGATTAAGACATTACAAACATGGTGTCTTCAGAAAGGAATTGGTTTTGAGATTGACCTTGTTGAAAAAAGTGTGCTAAGTGATAGTAAATGGTTGGCTTTTATCATTAGACAACTTTTAACAAATGCAGTTAAATATAGTGAGGAATCTGACATCAAGATTTCTAGTTTTATAAATGATGATCGAACTCATCTCTCCATAACAGATAAGGGACGAGGCATAAGTGTAAAGGACATTCCACGTATCTTTGATAAAGGCTTCACTTCTACAACAAATCATCAAGATACCGCAGCAACAGGCATGGGATTATACTTAGCACAAAAAGCTGGGAAATCTTTATTAATTAACATTCATGTACAGTCAACACTCGGTGAAGGCTCCACCTTTACGTTACGTTTTCCTAAAAGGAATGAGTTTCTAAAAATTACAGGCATGTGA
- a CDS encoding response regulator transcription factor — MFKLLVIEDDKSLFNEIHSRLTDWSYDVYGIRDFNNVLQEYTEIKPDLVIIDIQLPKFDGFHWCRMIRSHSNVPILFLSSRDHPTDIVMSMQLGADDFIQKPFHFDVLIAKVQATLRRVYNYSSNDKLELKTWCGATVDYKKNSVTNAKGSIELTKNEIFILQHLINQKNKIVSREDLIKSLWDDERFVSDNTLTVNVNRLRKKLDEIALGQYIETKVGQGYKAIEEDSLL; from the coding sequence GTGTTTAAATTACTGGTTATCGAAGATGATAAGTCTTTATTTAATGAGATTCATAGTAGATTAACTGACTGGTCATATGATGTTTATGGAATTAGAGATTTTAACAACGTTTTACAAGAGTATACGGAAATTAAGCCAGATCTGGTTATTATAGATATTCAACTACCGAAATTTGATGGTTTTCATTGGTGTCGGATGATTCGTTCTCACTCTAATGTCCCTATTTTATTTTTATCTTCACGTGATCACCCTACGGATATTGTTATGTCTATGCAATTAGGAGCAGATGATTTTATCCAGAAACCATTTCATTTTGATGTCTTAATTGCTAAGGTACAGGCAACTCTGCGTCGGGTTTATAATTATAGTTCAAATGATAAACTAGAGCTGAAAACTTGGTGTGGAGCCACAGTAGACTATAAGAAAAATAGTGTTACTAATGCCAAAGGTTCTATTGAACTAACAAAAAATGAGATCTTCATTTTACAACACCTAATTAACCAAAAAAACAAAATCGTGAGTCGTGAAGATTTAATTAAAAGCTTATGGGATGATGAACGCTTTGTGAGTGATAACACATTAACTGTCAATGTTAATCGTTTACGAAAGAAATTAGATGAGATCGCCTTAGGCCAATATATTGAAACAAAAGTTGGACAAGGGTATAAAGCGATTGAAGAGGACTCTTTACTATGA
- a CDS encoding HD domain-containing protein — protein sequence MVYVFKETNEIIEPFYQASIRPFPCEVELLESRSIRRLKFLSHYGTGSLITSAKHTRFEHTIGVWTIISTFFPKDEELRIAALLHDIGHLPFSHAVERTLGFNHHTITEENIRGEEISTILNKYGYDPNRIIKILDNNSPLSHKTPYLSADHLDSFLRDAYMLGKIKEHPATIFKNLSFNHQYVEANLETSKHIMGAIYEDHKTFLNPISLALDALLAKAITVFASEKEVDLQSIQTLTNNELLQLLQNANIETLNKILSIILWYPEKVSIHEEETVGATKVEVKKVYDKTPLVNGTPLTQICSESLEMLEAIRSMKKTYYYSY from the coding sequence ATGGTATATGTTTTTAAGGAAACAAATGAAATCATCGAGCCATTCTATCAAGCTAGTATTCGACCATTCCCTTGTGAGGTAGAACTCCTTGAGAGTCGGTCAATTCGAAGGTTAAAATTCTTATCTCATTATGGAACTGGCTCATTAATAACCTCTGCAAAACATACAAGATTTGAACATACCATTGGAGTTTGGACGATTATCTCAACCTTCTTTCCGAAGGATGAAGAACTTCGAATTGCAGCACTTCTTCACGATATTGGTCATCTTCCATTTTCACATGCTGTTGAAAGAACACTTGGTTTTAATCATCATACGATTACAGAAGAGAATATTAGAGGAGAAGAAATATCAACGATTTTGAACAAATACGGTTATGACCCTAATAGAATCATTAAAATTTTAGATAATAATTCCCCTTTATCACATAAAACACCGTATTTGAGTGCAGATCATTTGGATAGTTTTTTGAGAGATGCTTATATGTTAGGTAAAATCAAGGAACACCCTGCAACGATTTTTAAAAACCTTTCATTTAACCATCAATATGTTGAGGCAAACTTAGAAACTAGCAAACACATTATGGGGGCTATTTATGAGGATCATAAAACCTTCTTAAATCCAATATCATTAGCCTTAGATGCATTGTTAGCAAAGGCTATTACTGTATTTGCGAGTGAAAAAGAGGTAGATTTGCAATCTATTCAAACTCTAACGAATAATGAACTTCTTCAATTACTTCAAAATGCTAATATAGAAACTTTAAATAAAATTCTATCTATTATCCTTTGGTACCCAGAAAAGGTGTCTATTCACGAGGAAGAGACAGTTGGAGCAACAAAGGTTGAAGTGAAGAAGGTTTACGATAAAACTCCATTAGTTAACGGGACCCCACTAACCCAGATATGTTCTGAATCACTAGAAATGCTAGAGGCTATTCGCTCTATGAAAAAAACGTATTATTATAGCTACTAA
- a CDS encoding TetR/AcrR family transcriptional regulator, translating to MNDKKKHVIKMAHRLFIEKGFQATSIQDILDYSGIAKGTFYNYFSSKNELLMELLKTIYRKMEQDRNELLLGQDPANLEIFIKQIELQMETNRTKKLVALFEEVNFSDDKDLKNFIIQGQLRIIRWFYRRFIDIFGENKKPYLLDCAIMFNGILHLNMRYSSMAHDSSSNIHKVVQYSVNRIVKIVEEVSQAGEQLIDPEVLTRWFPDEQLEHPYQQRLYNTVLKLKASLTKQQTQAKYHELLDFIQSELTNSKQPRTFLIESAFVTIKNSQTPFNENALKQLEQLIKEYN from the coding sequence ATGAACGATAAAAAGAAGCACGTTATAAAAATGGCACATCGACTTTTTATTGAAAAGGGCTTTCAAGCCACTTCAATTCAAGACATATTAGACTATAGTGGAATTGCAAAAGGCACATTTTATAATTACTTTTCATCCAAAAATGAATTATTAATGGAGCTTCTAAAAACCATCTATCGCAAAATGGAGCAAGATCGTAATGAATTGTTACTAGGTCAAGATCCTGCAAACCTTGAAATATTTATTAAACAAATTGAATTACAAATGGAAACTAACCGAACCAAAAAACTTGTTGCTCTTTTTGAAGAGGTTAATTTTTCAGATGATAAAGACTTAAAAAACTTTATTATTCAAGGTCAATTACGAATAATTCGATGGTTTTATCGACGATTTATAGATATCTTCGGAGAAAATAAAAAACCCTACTTATTAGACTGTGCAATTATGTTTAATGGGATTTTACATCTCAATATGAGATATTCATCGATGGCCCATGATTCAAGTAGTAATATTCACAAAGTTGTTCAATATAGTGTTAACAGGATTGTGAAGATAGTTGAAGAAGTTTCACAAGCAGGGGAACAACTAATTGACCCAGAAGTGTTAACTAGGTGGTTTCCTGATGAACAACTAGAACATCCATATCAACAAAGGCTTTATAATACGGTTCTAAAACTAAAAGCCTCATTAACAAAGCAGCAAACACAAGCCAAGTATCATGAGCTATTGGATTTCATACAAAGTGAACTGACCAATTCAAAGCAACCTCGAACCTTCTTAATCGAAAGCGCCTTTGTAACAATTAAAAATAGCCAAACACCCTTTAACGAAAATGCACTCAAACAATTAGAACAACTAATCAAAGAATACAACTAA
- a CDS encoding multidrug efflux MFS transporter, protein MEDSITKVNRPPYGILAVLMVGAFIAFLNNTLLNIALPSIMADLKVDAATVQWLTTGFMLVNGIMIPTTAYLIQKYSVRRLFLIAMGLFAAGTIIAGSAHIFPLLLTGRMVQASGTAIMMPLLMNVMLVSFPIEKRGTAMGVFGLIMMAAPAIGPTLSGWIVEHYHWRMLFHFVTPIAVSVFLLGLFLLKDKKEKVHLRLDLFSLLLSSAGFGGLLYGFSSAGSKGWDSPQVYATIIIGAASLISFILRQFKLEKPMLNFGIYKYPMFALSSAISMVVNMAMFSGMLLIPIYVQTLRGISPLDAGLLMLPGALLMAVMSPITGRLFDKFGGKILAITGLTIMTVTTFYFSRLTFETPYTYLMTLHALRMFGMSMVFMPVSTNGLNQLPTRFYPHGTAMNNTLNQVSGAIGTALLVTVMSTRTESETLKLTAEATGSATAEIQQQIAMQAMLNGINYSFLVSSFIAVVALILAFFIKRATQAEDITKPEPEENKVVAKLVES, encoded by the coding sequence ATGGAGGATTCCATAACCAAAGTAAACCGACCCCCATATGGCATTTTAGCCGTATTAATGGTCGGCGCATTTATAGCCTTTTTAAATAATACTTTATTAAATATAGCTTTACCGTCTATAATGGCAGATTTAAAGGTGGATGCTGCCACTGTCCAATGGCTTACAACAGGCTTCATGTTAGTAAATGGAATCATGATCCCAACAACTGCATATTTAATTCAAAAATATTCAGTGAGACGCTTGTTTTTAATTGCAATGGGGCTATTCGCGGCTGGAACCATTATCGCAGGAAGTGCACACATATTTCCACTGCTCTTAACAGGGCGAATGGTTCAAGCATCCGGTACGGCAATCATGATGCCATTATTAATGAATGTTATGTTAGTGAGCTTTCCAATTGAAAAAAGAGGAACGGCAATGGGGGTTTTTGGCTTAATTATGATGGCTGCGCCTGCTATTGGTCCGACATTATCAGGGTGGATTGTGGAGCATTATCACTGGAGAATGTTATTCCACTTTGTCACACCAATTGCTGTCTCTGTATTTTTATTAGGTTTGTTTTTACTAAAGGATAAAAAAGAGAAAGTGCATTTGCGCTTAGACCTGTTTTCACTTCTTTTATCAAGTGCAGGTTTTGGAGGTCTGTTGTATGGGTTTAGTTCCGCTGGTAGTAAGGGGTGGGACAGTCCGCAAGTATATGCAACGATTATTATAGGGGCAGCTTCATTAATATCGTTTATTTTACGTCAATTTAAACTTGAAAAGCCTATGCTTAACTTCGGAATATACAAGTACCCAATGTTTGCGTTATCCTCAGCCATTTCGATGGTTGTAAATATGGCAATGTTTTCAGGGATGCTTCTAATCCCGATCTATGTTCAAACGTTAAGAGGAATCTCACCTTTGGATGCAGGATTGTTAATGCTGCCAGGGGCTTTATTAATGGCAGTAATGTCTCCGATCACTGGAAGATTATTTGATAAATTTGGTGGAAAAATTTTAGCGATAACAGGTTTGACCATTATGACTGTAACAACCTTTTATTTTAGTAGATTAACATTTGAAACACCGTATACGTATCTAATGACCCTACATGCATTACGAATGTTTGGTATGTCAATGGTATTCATGCCTGTTTCAACCAACGGACTAAATCAGTTACCAACACGTTTTTACCCACATGGAACTGCTATGAATAATACATTAAACCAAGTTTCAGGTGCGATTGGTACGGCTTTATTAGTTACAGTTATGTCTACTCGAACTGAATCCGAAACTTTGAAGTTGACTGCAGAAGCAACTGGGTCAGCAACAGCCGAAATTCAGCAACAAATTGCGATGCAGGCTATGTTAAATGGTATTAACTATTCCTTCTTAGTGTCATCGTTTATTGCAGTTGTGGCATTGATTCTGGCCTTTTTTATAAAGCGAGCTACACAGGCAGAGGATATTACTAAACCTGAGCCAGAAGAAAATAAGGTCGTAGCAAAACTCGTTGAAAGTTAA
- a CDS encoding methyltransferase — translation MKEHYYEKLLNIRTRDRQKKSNQSIHYHPYEPTPYEALEQLIEKYKVNKSDQIVDFGCGKGRLLFFLHHTSGAVVKGVEMNSTFYEEASANLKNYLKHHRTHRTKSISLFHRYAEEYEIEPTDNRFYFFNPFSIKVFMKVISNILVSMEKSPREVEIVLYYPSEDYIYYLENQTTFELKIEVPVEGYYQQNQNERFLVYRGPTPGALKG, via the coding sequence ATGAAAGAACATTATTATGAAAAATTGTTGAATATACGAACGAGGGATCGTCAAAAGAAGTCCAATCAATCTATCCATTATCATCCGTATGAGCCAACACCTTATGAAGCATTAGAGCAGTTAATCGAAAAATATAAAGTGAACAAGAGTGATCAGATTGTAGATTTTGGTTGCGGAAAAGGAAGGTTACTATTCTTCCTTCATCATACAAGTGGGGCCGTGGTAAAAGGGGTTGAAATGAACTCAACTTTTTATGAAGAGGCTAGTGCTAATTTGAAGAATTATTTAAAACACCACAGAACACATAGAACTAAATCAATCTCGCTATTCCACCGTTATGCAGAGGAATACGAGATAGAACCTACTGATAACCGATTTTATTTTTTTAACCCATTTTCAATAAAGGTATTTATGAAGGTAATCTCTAATATTTTAGTATCAATGGAAAAATCGCCTCGTGAGGTCGAGATTGTCCTATATTATCCATCTGAAGATTATATCTACTACTTAGAAAACCAAACCACCTTTGAGCTGAAAATTGAAGTTCCAGTTGAAGGATACTATCAACAAAATCAAAATGAAAGATTTTTAGTCTATCGGGGCCCGACCCCCGGTGCTTTAAAGGGATAA
- a CDS encoding DegT/DnrJ/EryC1/StrS family aminotransferase, which yields MSSNLLLEAFKTTNYQLGGHGTRNVDVLKEAFEAVNGHEESDLYGTGNFIEAFENKMAAYLGKETAVFFPSGTMAQQIALRIWCDQKGINKVAYHPLSHLEIHEEDGLKKLHHIEPILLADKTRVIDLDDVLNMNENIACLLLELPQREIGGQLPDYETLVSISQYCREKGIKLQLDGARLFEILPYYNKTAAQICDLFDSVYVSFYKGIGGLAGAILAGDKEFTEEAKVWKRRHGGDLISLYPYIVTADYYFDKRIHKMDQYHEDAKELAGYYNSCTGVKTLPEVPVSNMFHVHFSHSKELIEPILLELYEQTGIGLSGHLRVVDDQSSYFEVSIGDQYANVPKQELEVAFRELAKRLNEI from the coding sequence ATGAGCAGTAATCTTTTACTAGAAGCCTTTAAAACAACAAACTATCAATTAGGTGGACATGGAACAAGGAATGTTGATGTACTGAAAGAGGCATTTGAGGCTGTGAACGGTCATGAAGAAAGTGATTTGTACGGAACAGGTAATTTTATTGAAGCCTTTGAAAACAAGATGGCTGCTTATTTAGGAAAAGAAACTGCGGTCTTTTTTCCAAGCGGTACAATGGCCCAACAAATTGCTTTACGAATTTGGTGTGACCAAAAAGGAATTAACAAGGTTGCGTATCATCCCTTATCTCATTTAGAGATACATGAAGAAGATGGGCTTAAAAAACTACATCATATTGAACCAATCTTACTAGCTGATAAGACAAGAGTTATCGACTTAGATGATGTCTTAAATATGAACGAGAATATAGCCTGTTTACTGTTAGAATTACCGCAGCGGGAGATTGGTGGTCAATTACCTGATTATGAAACTCTTGTATCTATTTCACAATACTGTCGTGAAAAAGGAATCAAGCTACAGCTAGATGGAGCAAGACTTTTTGAAATACTACCATATTACAACAAAACAGCCGCACAGATTTGTGATCTATTTGATAGTGTTTATGTATCTTTTTATAAGGGAATTGGTGGACTAGCAGGAGCTATTTTAGCTGGTGATAAAGAGTTTACAGAAGAGGCCAAGGTGTGGAAAAGGCGTCACGGTGGAGACCTAATTAGTCTTTATCCTTATATTGTTACGGCAGATTATTACTTTGATAAACGGATTCATAAAATGGATCAATATCACGAAGATGCTAAAGAATTGGCTGGGTATTATAATTCTTGTACTGGTGTAAAAACTCTTCCAGAGGTACCAGTTTCAAATATGTTTCATGTCCATTTTAGCCACTCAAAAGAATTGATAGAACCTATTTTGCTAGAGTTGTATGAGCAAACTGGAATTGGGTTAAGTGGTCATTTAAGGGTGGTAGACGACCAATCAAGTTACTTTGAGGTAAGTATTGGTGACCAGTATGCCAATGTTCCAAAACAAGAGTTAGAAGTAGCGTTCCGAGAGTTAGCTAAAAGGTTAAACGAAATTTAA
- a CDS encoding GNAT family N-acetyltransferase, producing MKIEALGSERVADFVAYCKKHKHEVDESFIYDDDLRDFKPDEENPTYIVVNSENKIIATASLILDEYNKRGRKARFRIFHSETNDLAIYQGLMAAILKHTENLDSVYTFVPMVNERLEECIKGLNFSVERYSYLLVREDLDVPEIGLQEGYELRPFEEGKDEVIWCEVRNASFATLKGSETPVTPEMVSKMLASDEYIEGGLMILFHGNKPVGVIRGSDDEFEDAPAMNIGPIAVIPEYQGLGLGRSLLRAMLRFAKEKSYNRTYLCVNADNERAKSLYLQEGYQQVEAVTCYHYYLT from the coding sequence GTGAAAATAGAAGCCTTAGGATCCGAAAGAGTAGCCGACTTTGTTGCATATTGTAAGAAACACAAGCATGAAGTAGACGAGTCATTTATATATGATGATGATTTAAGAGATTTCAAGCCTGACGAAGAGAACCCAACCTATATTGTTGTAAACAGCGAAAATAAAATAATCGCTACAGCATCATTAATTTTAGATGAGTATAACAAGCGGGGGAGAAAGGCGAGGTTTAGGATTTTTCATTCAGAAACCAATGACCTAGCAATCTATCAAGGGTTAATGGCAGCTATCTTGAAGCATACAGAGAATCTTGATAGTGTATATACCTTTGTACCGATGGTTAATGAAAGGCTAGAAGAGTGTATCAAAGGATTGAACTTTTCAGTTGAGCGATATTCATATCTTTTAGTACGAGAGGATTTAGATGTCCCTGAAATAGGGCTTCAAGAAGGGTATGAATTAAGACCATTTGAAGAAGGCAAAGATGAAGTCATTTGGTGTGAAGTTAGGAACGCTAGCTTTGCTACACTTAAAGGAAGTGAGACACCAGTTACACCAGAGATGGTTTCCAAAATGCTAGCTTCTGACGAATATATTGAAGGTGGCTTAATGATTCTTTTCCATGGCAACAAGCCTGTTGGTGTGATTAGAGGGTCAGATGATGAATTTGAGGATGCGCCAGCTATGAATATTGGCCCAATAGCAGTCATACCAGAATACCAGGGATTAGGCTTAGGCAGAAGTTTACTAAGAGCCATGCTTCGATTTGCAAAGGAGAAATCCTACAATCGAACTTACCTTTGTGTAAATGCAGACAATGAGAGAGCTAAATCGCTTTACTTACAAGAAGGCTATCAACAAGTTGAAGCAGTAACCTGCTATCACTATTATCTAACCTAA